From the genome of Callithrix jacchus isolate 240 chromosome 7, calJac240_pri, whole genome shotgun sequence, one region includes:
- the ACTRT2 gene encoding actin-related protein T2 has translation MLNLHALDSPAVIFDNGSGFCKAGLSGEFGPRHVISSMVGHTKFQTHLAGAHRKKYFVGEEARYKHEVLQLHVPIERGLITGWDDMERLWKHLFEWELGVKPSDQPLLTTEPSLNPRENRNKMAEVMFEKFSVPAFYLSDQAVLALYASACITGLVVDSGDGVTCTVPIFEGYSLPHAVTKLHVAGRDITELLMRLLLASGHTFPCVLDSGLVDDIKKKLCYVALEPEKELSRRPEEGLREYKLPDGHIVSLGDLLYQAPEALLAPEQLGSQSPGLPSMVSSSITKCDADIQKILFGEIVLSGGTTLLRGLDDRLLKELELLASKGTPIKITAPPDRWFSTWIGASIVTSLSSFKRMWVTDAEFQEFGPSVVQRRCF, from the coding sequence ATGTTGAACCTGCACGCGTTAGACTCCCCCGCCGTGATTTTTGACAATGGCTCGGGGTTCTGTAAAGCAGGACTGTCCGGGGAGTTTGGGCCCCGGCACGTCATCAGCTCCATGGTGGGGCACACCAAATTCCAGACGCACTTGGCAGGAGCCCACCGGAAGAAGTACTTTGTCGGGGAGGAGGCCCGGTACAAGCACGAGGTCCTGCAGCTGCACGTCCCCATCGAGCGTGGCCTGATCACGGGGTGGGATGACATGGAGAGACTCTGGAAGCATCTTTTTGAGTGGGAGCTGGGTGTGAAGCCCAGCGACCAGCCCCTACTCACCACGGAGCCCTCCCTGAACCCCAGGGAGAACCGCAACAAGATGGCGGAAGTCATGTTTGAGAAGTTCAGCGTCCCTGCCTTCTACCTGTCAGACCAGGCAGTGCTGGCTCTCTACGCCTCAGCCTGCATCACGGGCCTGGTGGTGGACAGCGGGGATGGGGTCACCTGCACCGTCCCCATCTTCGAGGGCTACTCCCTGCCCCACGCAGTCACCAAGCTCCACGTGGCAGGCAGGGACATCACGGAGCTCCTCATGAGGCTGCTCCTGGCCAGCGGCCACACCTTCCCCTGTGTGCTGGACAGTGGCCTTGTGGACGACATCAAAAAGAAACTGTGCTATGTGGCCTTGGAACCTGAGAAGGAGCTTTCCCGGAGGCCAGAGGAGGGCCTGAGGGAGTACAAGCTGCCCGACGGGCACATTGTCAGCCTCGGGGACCTGCTGTACCAGGCGCCCGAGGCCCTGTTGGCGCCGGAGCAGCTGGGCAGCCAGAGCCCCGGGCTCCCGAGCATGGTGTCCTCCAGCATCACCAAGTGTGATGCCGACATCCAGAAGATCCTCTTCGGAGAGATTGTGCTGTCGGGGGGCACCACCCTGCTCCGAGGGCTGGACGACCGGCTTCTCAAGGAGCTGGAGCTGCTGGCCTCCAAAGGGACCCCCATCAAGATCACGGCTCCCCCGGACCGGTGGTTCTCCACCTGGATTGGAGCCTCCATTGTCACCTCTCTGAGCAGCTTCAAGCGGATGTGGGTCACTGACGCAGAATTCCAGGAGTTTGGGCCTTCTGTGGTGCAGAGAAGATGCTTCTGA